The Streptomyces sp. NBC_00440 genome contains a region encoding:
- a CDS encoding D-alanine--D-alanine ligase family protein — MSSENSSQSPEQQRRKPRVAVVFGGRSSEHAISVVTAGAVLRAIDRTKYDVLPIGITTDGRWALTADDPERMAIADRTMPSVEAIAEGAEGAVVLSVDPGNREVVYSEPGSVPKALGDVDVVFPMLHGPYGEDGTLQGLLELSGVPYVGAGVLASAVGQDKEYMKRVFLSYGLPVGPYEVIRPREWNLDPAAARKKIVDFAGEHGWPLFIKPARGGSSMGITKVDSLAGLDDAVEEARRHDPKVLVEALLRGREIECGVLEFEDGPRASVPAEIPPVTSHDFYDFEAKYIPGESAEGMVPAPLTPEETAEVQRLAVEAFDAVSCEGLVRADFFLTEDGGFVINEINTMPGFTPISMYPRMWQESGVGYPELVDRLIQAALSRSTGLR, encoded by the coding sequence ATGAGCAGCGAGAACTCATCCCAGAGCCCTGAGCAGCAGCGTCGTAAGCCGCGTGTGGCGGTTGTCTTCGGCGGGCGCAGCTCCGAACACGCCATCTCGGTGGTCACAGCGGGTGCCGTCCTGCGCGCCATCGACCGGACGAAGTACGACGTACTGCCCATCGGCATCACCACGGACGGCCGCTGGGCACTGACCGCGGACGATCCCGAGCGGATGGCCATCGCCGACCGCACCATGCCGTCGGTGGAAGCGATCGCCGAGGGTGCCGAGGGCGCCGTGGTGCTCTCCGTCGACCCGGGCAACCGCGAAGTCGTCTACAGCGAGCCGGGCTCGGTGCCCAAGGCGCTGGGCGACGTCGACGTGGTCTTCCCGATGCTGCACGGCCCCTACGGAGAGGACGGCACCCTGCAGGGGCTGCTCGAACTCTCCGGAGTGCCCTACGTCGGCGCGGGTGTCCTCGCGTCCGCCGTCGGCCAGGACAAGGAGTACATGAAGCGGGTGTTCCTCTCGTACGGGCTGCCGGTCGGCCCGTACGAGGTGATCCGCCCCCGCGAGTGGAACCTGGACCCGGCTGCCGCCCGTAAGAAGATCGTGGACTTCGCGGGCGAGCACGGCTGGCCGCTCTTCATCAAGCCCGCGCGCGGCGGTTCGTCGATGGGCATCACCAAGGTCGACTCACTGGCCGGTCTCGACGACGCCGTCGAAGAGGCCAGGCGCCACGACCCCAAGGTGCTGGTCGAGGCGCTGCTGCGGGGCCGCGAGATCGAGTGCGGGGTGCTGGAGTTCGAGGACGGTCCGCGGGCGAGCGTGCCCGCCGAGATCCCGCCGGTCACCTCGCACGACTTCTACGACTTCGAGGCGAAGTACATCCCCGGTGAGTCGGCCGAGGGCATGGTGCCCGCACCGCTGACGCCCGAGGAGACCGCCGAGGTGCAGCGGCTCGCGGTGGAGGCGTTCGACGCGGTGTCCTGCGAGGGTCTGGTGCGCGCCGACTTCTTCCTCACCGAGGACGGCGGGTTCGTCATCAACGAGATCAACACCATGCCCGGGTTCACGCCCATCTCGATGTACCCGCGCATGTGGCAGGAGAGCGGCGTCGGCTACCCGGAGCTGGTGGACCGGCTGATCCAGGCCGCACTCAGCCGCTCGACGGGCCTGCGCTGA